AAGAATTTATTAGAGAAAACCTTAAAGGCATTGGTCATTCAATGACAAAAGTAAAAAAAAACCCTTTAGGAGAAAAAATAATTGTATATTCTTCAAGACCGGGTTTAGTTGTAGGCAGGGGGGGTTCAAATATCAAAAAATTAACTAAACAACTGAAATCTGAGTTTCAATTTGAAAATCCCCAAATTGAAATTGCTGAAGTTGAAAACTTAAATTTAGATCCGCAGATTGTTGCAGAAAGAATTGCAAACTCATTAGAAAGGTTTGGTTCAAAAAAATTTAAAGGGATTATGCATAAAACTATGACTGATGTTATGATGGCTGGAGCTAAAGGGGTTGAAATTTTATTATCCGGTAAAATTCCAAGTTCCAGGGCAAAAACATGGAGAGTCTATCAAGGATATTTAAAAAAATGCGGAGATGTGGCTGTCTCCGGAGTAAAATCTGCAAAGATGCAGGCATTATTAAAAACAGGTATTATTGGTATTAAAGTAAAGATTATGCCGCCGGATTTGGTGCTTCCCGATACAGTTACCATAATTGATTTTGCTGAAAAACCTATTATAGAAGAGATTAATCAGGTAGAAAATGTTAAAGCTGAAGATTTAAAAAAGTCTTCAGAGGATATTGA
This sequence is a window from Candidatus Woesearchaeota archaeon. Protein-coding genes within it:
- a CDS encoding 30S ribosomal protein S3 encodes the protein MIERKFVKENKKEYLVEEFIRENLKGIGHSMTKVKKNPLGEKIIVYSSRPGLVVGRGGSNIKKLTKQLKSEFQFENPQIEIAEVENLNLDPQIVAERIANSLERFGSKKFKGIMHKTMTDVMMAGAKGVEILLSGKIPSSRAKTWRVYQGYLKKCGDVAVSGVKSAKMQALLKTGIIGIKVKIMPPDLVLPDTVTIIDFAEKPIIEEINQVENVKAEDLKKSSEDIETDNAEVKNEESEE